Proteins encoded together in one Lutra lutra chromosome 4, mLutLut1.2, whole genome shotgun sequence window:
- the KLHDC7A gene encoding kelch domain-containing protein 7A, whose product MLPGRGGAEAQDWHLDMQLAGKVVLSAAALLLLIVAYRLYKSRPSQAPLRGRNAKAEANEEAEGSGQPAVQKAAPRSPHWVLRHRRGSKGTREVPGHGWENQGDSQVLATGPSPEDSEAHEAQEPEEKGAGEEGGGQRPDSELGPPRYSGREAGTAAGSEPELPPHPHLGSESQISRTGLTTGDGGGVGSEPALRLDGSPPGHPLEQEAIPTTWIAHVEGQSYTTKNWVFTRASGAWHHREEARALQAAADMGLTVRQQEGNTSASYTYASVARVRVEENFLQEKVEGVGPRLKGKVYDYYVESTSQATSKGRLACKTAALAEAPPLVPLPGPPEAGAASGGHAADREGGAESPGSSQPRPPSTQGFSRKDSLLQILENPELQLQLDGLGAPTPSYPDGRALPGLPLPRASLGSSSAGSGGEPHVQLVAGTNFVHLPLAPGSTPDVHLDLGNCYQVLTLAKRQKLEALQEAAYKVMSDNYLQVLRSPDIYGCLNGTERELILGRRLQGRKHLVVADVCPQEGSGCLRCYDDERDVWHPLACLPPEAVSRGCALCSLFNYLFVVSGCQGSGSQPSNRVFCYNPLTAIWSEVCPLNQPRPHCRLVALDGHLYAIGGECLNTVERYDPRLDRWTFVPPLPNDTFALAHTAAACAGDIFVTGGTLRYLLLRFSAREQRWQAGATGGGKDRTAEMVAVNGFLYRFDLDRSLGISVYRCSASARLWYECAAYRTPYPDAFQCAVVGDLVYCVGRRRMLCFLADHVSPRFVPKELRSFPSPRGTLLPTVLTLSLPEVPQTRV is encoded by the coding sequence atgctccccggaAGAGGAGGAGCGGAGGCCCAGGACTGGCATTTGGACATGCAGCTGGCAGGCAAGGTGGTGCTGTCCGCCGCTGCCCTGCTCCTGCTGATCGTGGCCTACCGACTGTACAAGTCGAGGCCCAGCCAGGCCCCACTGAGGGGCAGGAACGCCAAGGCCGAGGCCAATGAGGAAGCCGAGGGCTCCGGGCAGCCTGCAGTCCAGAAGGCTGCTCCCAGGTCACCGCACTGGGTACTGAGACACCGGAGGGGAAGCAAGGGGACCAGAGAGGTGCCAGGCCATGGCTGGGAGAATCAGGGGGACTCCCAAGTCCTGGCAACAGGACCCTCTCCAGAGGACTCAGAAGCCCACGAGGCTCAGGAGCCCGAGGAGAAAGGCGCTGgtgaggaagggggtgggcagcGCCCGGACTCTGAGCTGGGGCCTCCTCGCTACAGTGGCCGGGAAGCCGGAACAGCTGCTGGCAGTGAGCCCGagctacccccccacccccatctgggCAGCGAGTCCCAAATCTCCCGCACTGGCCTCACCACGGGGGACGGGGGCGGTGTGGGCAGTGAGCCTGCCCTGCGGCTGGATGGTAGCCCCCCGGGGCATCCCCTGGAGCAGGAAGCCATCCCCACCACCTGGATAGCCCACGTGGAAGGCCAGAGTTACACAACCAAGAACTGGGTCTTCACCCGAGCCTCAGGAGCTTGGCACcacagggaggaggccagggcccTCCAGGCCGCTGCAGACATGGGCCTGACCGTGCGTCAGCAAGAGGGAAACACCAGCGCCTCCTACACCTACGCGTCGGTGGCCCGGGTGCGTGTGGAGGAGAATTTTCTGCAGGAGAAGGTGGAGGGGGTCGGGCCCAGGCTGAAGGGCAAGGTGTATGATTACTATGTGGAATCCACCTCGCAGGCCACCTCCAAGGGCAGGCTGGCCTGCAAAACAGCTGCCCTGGCTGAGGCCCCACCCCTCGTGCCACTGCCAGGCCCCCCGGAAGCAGGGGCAGCTTCAGGGGGCCATGCCGCTGACCGGGAAGGTGGAGCAGAATCACCCGGGTCCTCCCAGCCCAGGCCGCCCTCCACGCAAGGCTTCAGCAGGAAGGACAGCCTCCTCCAGATCCTGGAGAACCCAGAGCTCCAGCTGCAGCTCGATGGTTTGGGGGCCCCCACTCCATCCTACCCTGATGGGAGAGCCCTGCCCGGCCTCCCCCTACCCCGGGCTTCTCTGGGGTCCAGCTCAGCCGGAAGCGGTGGGGAGCCCCATGTGCAGCTGGTGGCAGGGACCAATTTCGTCCACCTCCCGCTGGCCCCTGGGTCCACCCCCGACGTCCACCTGGATCTGGGCAACTGCTACCAGGTACTGACCTTGGCCAAGAGGCAGAAGCTAGAGGCGCTGCAGGAGGCAGCCTACAAGGTGATGAGTGACAACTATCTCCAGGTCCTGCGCAGCCCAGACATCTACGGGTGCCTGAACGGCACTGAGCGGGAGCTGATCCTCGGTCGCCGGCTGCAGGGCCGCAAGCACCTGGTGGTGGCCGATGTGTGCCCCCAGGAGGGCTCTGGCTGTCTCCGTTGCTATGATGACGAGCGGGACGTCTGGCACCCGCTGGCCTGTCTGCCCCCCGAGGCCGTGTCCCGAGGCTGTGCCCTCTGCAGTCTCTTCAATTACCTCTTCGTGGTGTCCGGCTGCCAGGGGTCTGGGAGCCAGCCCTCCAACCGCGTCTTCTGCTACAACCCGCTGACGGCCATCTGGAGCGAGGTGTGCCCGCTCAATCAGCCCCGGCCACACTGCCGGCTGGTGGCCCTGGACGGCCACCTGTACGCCATCGGGGGCGAGTGTCTAAACACGGTGGAACGCTATGACCCCCGCCTGGACCGCTGGACCTTCGTCCCCCCGCTCCCCAACGACACCTTTGCCCTGGCACACACGGCCGCGGCATGCGCGGGGGACATCTTCGTCACGGGCGGCACCCTGCGCTACCTGCTGCTCCGCTTCTCTGCCCGGGAGCAGCGCTGGCAGGCCGGCGCCACGGGGGGCGGCAAGGACCGCACGGCTGAGATGGTGGCGGTCAACGGCTTCCTCTACCGTTTTGACCTCGATCGCAGCCTGGGCATCAGCGTGTACCGCTGCAGTGCCAGCGCCCGCCTCTGGTACGAGTGCGCCGCGTACCGGACACCCTACCCGGATGCCTTCCAGTGCGCCGTGGTGGGCGACCTCGTCTACTGCGTGGGCCGCCGGCGCATGCTGTGCTTCCTGGCTGATCACGTCTCGCCCAGGTTTGTGCCCAAGGAGCTGCGGAGCTTCCCCTCACCGCGGGGCACCCTCCTGCCCACCGTCCTGACCCTGTCCCTCCCCGAGGTGCCTCAGACCAGGGTCTAG